A genomic stretch from Narcine bancroftii isolate sNarBan1 chromosome 9, sNarBan1.hap1, whole genome shotgun sequence includes:
- the LOC138742379 gene encoding SPRY domain-containing SOCS box protein 1-like isoform X2, translating to MGQKISGNIKSVDVREPAYRPVKRELQGPDFCKPTRLDMLLDMPSASREVQLKHAWNNEDRSLNIFVKEDDKVTFHRHPVAQSTDCIRGKVGYTRGLHVWQIHWPTRQRGTHAVVGVATSEAPLHSVGYTSLVGSNNESWGWDLGRDKLYHNSKNQPGSTYPVFLESDESFVLPDSFLVVLDMDEGTLSFIVDGQYLGVAFRGLKGKKLYPIVSAVWGHCEITMRYINGLDRVSPC from the coding sequence ATGGGCCAGAAAATCTCAGGGAATATAAAGTCTGTGGATGTGAGGGAACCTGCCTACAGGCCCGTGAAGCGGGAGTTGCAAGGTCCTGACTTTTGCAAGCCAACTCGGCTTGATATGCTTCTGGACATGCCGTCAGCTTCTCGAGAAGTTCAGCTCAAACATGCCTGGAATAATGAAGACCGTTCTCTGAATATTTTTGTAAAAGAAGATGACAAGGTCACATTTCATAGGCATCCAGTAGCCCAGAGCACTGACTGTATCCGGGGTAAAGTTGGGTATACGCGAGGTCTTCATGTCTGGCAGATCCACTGGCCCACGAGGCAAAGAGGAACACACGCTGTGGTTGGAGTGGCAACATCAGAAGCTCCATTGCATTCTGTGGGATACACGTCATTAGTTGGCAGCAATAATGAATCATGGGGTTGGGACTTGGGTCGTGATAAACTGTATCACAACAGTAAAAATCAGCCCGGATCAACTTACCCAGTGTTTTTGGAGTCGGATGAATCTTTTGTTCTGCCAGATAGTTTCTTAGTGGTCTTGGACATGGATGAAGGAACACTAAGTTTCATCGTGGATGGACAGTATCTAGGTGTGGCCTTCAGAGGACTAAAAGGGAAAAAACTGTACCCAATTGTCAGTGCAGTTTGGGGGCACTGCGAAATCACAATGAGATACATCAATGGACTAGACC